The following nucleotide sequence is from Mucilaginibacter sp. cycad4.
TACGGATAATAATACCTGACTTGTTAATGATCATCAGGTCTTCTTTATCTGTAACACCTTTTATGGCAACAAGGTTTCCGGTTTTTTCAGTAATATTCAATGTTTTTACACCTTTACCACCACGGTTCGTAACACGATAATCTTCAATGTCGGTACGTTTGCCGTATCCTTTTTCTGATACTACCAGTACAGTTGTTTCAGCATCATCAATAGCAATCATGCCAACTACTTCATCGTTCTCACCGTCAAGGGTAATACCACGAACACCGGTAGCGGTACGTCCCATTGGCCTTACCGTTGATTCATTGAAACGGATAGCGCGGCCTGATTTAAGGGCCATAACAATTTCGCTGCTGCCGCTGGTTAAGCTTGCTTCAAGTAATGAATCGCCTTCGTTAATATTGATAGCGTTGATACCGTTTGAGCGCGGACGCGAGTAAGCCTCGAGCGAAGTTTTCTTGATGGTACCCTTCTTGGTACACATGATGATGAAGTTGTTTTCAAGGTAGTTCTGATCTTTAAGCGAAATCAGTTTAATATATGCCTTGATATTCTCTTCTTTCGGAATATTGATGATATTCTGGATTGCACGGCCTTTTGAGGTACGCGTACCTTCCGGTATTTCAAATACCCTGAGCCAGAAGCATTGTCCTGATTCGGTAAAGAACAACATGTAGTTGTGGTTCGAAGCTATAAGCAGGTGCTCAATAAAGTCCGCATCACGGCTGTTGCTGCCAATAGCCCCCTTACCACCTCTGCTCTGTCTGCGGTACTCGGTAAGCGGGGTACGCTTGATATAGCCTTCACGCGAGATCGTGATTACTACATCCTCATCCTCAATAAAGTCTTCAGTTTGCATTTCTGCCGATGAGTGAACCATTTCGGTGCGGCGCTCATCGCCATATTTCTCCTTAACTTCCAGTAACTCATCCTTAATGATCTGCATCCTTAAACCTTCGTCGCTCAGGATATTTTTTAAGTGTTCGATGAGTTTCATTAAAGCGGCATATTCGTCTTTGATCTTATCGCGTTCAAGTCCTGTTAACCTTCTTAAGGTCATATCGAGGATAGCACGTGCCTGGATATCAGTTAAACCAAAGCTGGTCATTAAGCCTTCCCTTGCCTCATCAGGTGTTTGTGATGCACGGATGAGGCGGATCACCTCATCAAGGTGATCTAAAGCGATCAATAAGCCTTCAAGGATATGCGCGCGCTTTTCAGCTTCGTTAAGCTCAAATTTGGTACGGCGTACAACAACCTCATGGCGGTGCTCAACAAAATGATGGATCAGGTCCTTTAAGTTAAGCAACATGGGCCGGCCATTAACCAAGGCGATGTTATTTACGCTGAACGAAGTTTGAAGCGCTGTATATTTAAACAGGTTATTTAATACGATAGCTGCATTGGCGTCGCGTTTGATCTCGTATACGATACGGATCCCTTCGCGGCTGGATTCGTCACGAATGGCCGAGATGCCTTCCAGTTTCTTTTCGTTAACCAGTTCGGCAGTACGCTCAATCATTAACGCTTTGTTTACCTGGTAAGGTATTTCGCTAACAACGATGCGTTCGCGCTCGCCGTTATGTGTTTCGATCTCTGCACGTGCACGGATTACAACCCGGCCGCGGCCGGTTTCCAGCGCTTCGCGCGGGCCATCGTAGCCGTAAATAATACCGCCTGTAGGAAAATCGGGGCCTTTTACATATTTCATCAACTCGGCAACCTCTATCTGGCGGTTATCAATTAATGCCATGGTAGCATCAATAACTTCCGAAAGGTTGTGCGGCGCCATATTGGTAGCCATACCTACCGCGATACCCGAAGCCCCGTTAACCAGCAAGTTAGGAAATTTAGATGGCAATACAGTTGGCTCCTGCAGCGAGTCGTCAAAGTT
It contains:
- the gyrA gene encoding DNA gyrase subunit A, producing the protein MAEGTENDNSHAEDRIISINIDEEMRSAYIDYSMSVIVSRALPDVRDGLKPVHRRVLYGMLDLGLTNNKPYKKSARIVGEVMGKYHPHGDKSVYDTMVRMAQEWSLRYLLVEGQGNYGSVDGDEPAAMRYTEARLQKLAEEMLADINKDTIDFQLNFDDSLQEPTVLPSKFPNLLVNGASGIAVGMATNMAPHNLSEVIDATMALIDNRQIEVAELMKYVKGPDFPTGGIIYGYDGPREALETGRGRVVIRARAEIETHNGERERIVVSEIPYQVNKALMIERTAELVNEKKLEGISAIRDESSREGIRIVYEIKRDANAAIVLNNLFKYTALQTSFSVNNIALVNGRPMLLNLKDLIHHFVEHRHEVVVRRTKFELNEAEKRAHILEGLLIALDHLDEVIRLIRASQTPDEAREGLMTSFGLTDIQARAILDMTLRRLTGLERDKIKDEYAALMKLIEHLKNILSDEGLRMQIIKDELLEVKEKYGDERRTEMVHSSAEMQTEDFIEDEDVVITISREGYIKRTPLTEYRRQSRGGKGAIGSNSRDADFIEHLLIASNHNYMLFFTESGQCFWLRVFEIPEGTRTSKGRAIQNIINIPKEENIKAYIKLISLKDQNYLENNFIIMCTKKGTIKKTSLEAYSRPRSNGINAININEGDSLLEASLTSGSSEIVMALKSGRAIRFNESTVRPMGRTATGVRGITLDGENDEVVGMIAIDDAETTVLVVSEKGYGKRTDIEDYRVTNRGGKGVKTLNITEKTGNLVAIKGVTDKEDLMIINKSGIIIRIAVSELRVMGRATQGVRLITLKNNDEIASVAKIEHDEDEVKEGDENAEGSDTAAENTGDGDTAENGAEPSTDDTTE